The Pagrus major chromosome 10, Pma_NU_1.0 genome contains a region encoding:
- the LOC141003757 gene encoding 5,6-dihydroxyindole-2-carboxylic acid oxidase-like, with amino-acid sequence MFQCCLLVLVGAVVVSAQFPRECVTPEGLRSGQCCPSPFGLDNDPCGSSTGRGQCVSIAVDARPHGPQYPHDGRDDRERWPIRYFNRTCQCNGNFSGYNCGRCRHGWTGANCDQRVNVVRRNVMQLSADEKRAFVNALDQAKRTVHPDLVIATRRYAEIFGPDGNTVQFENITIYNYFVWSHYFSVSKTFLGAGQASFGGVDFSHEGPGFVTWHRFHLLQLERDMQDMLQDPSFALPYWNFAIGGSTCDICTDDLMGARSSFDMNSLSANSIFAQWRVVCESVEDYDTLGTICNNTETSPIRRNPAGNVNRPMVQRLPEPQDVAECLQVNAFDTPPYYSTSSESFRNTIEGYSAPQGNYDPVVRSLHNLAHLFLNGTGGQTHLSPNDPIFVLLHTYTDAIFDEWLRRHSPDSSVYPEENAPIGHNRGYNMVPFWPPVTNAEMFMTAPENLGYSYEAEWPGQPFTLTEIITMAIVAALVVVAAIFAATTCAVRAKSYKMEGHQPLLGDQYQRYDDDKSQSVV; translated from the exons ATGTTTCAGTGCTGCCTTTTGGTGCTTGTGGGCGCGGTGGTGGTGAGCGCCCAGTTCCCCAGAGAATGTGTGACACCCGAAGGACTCAGGAGTGGACAGTGCTGCCCGTCGCCCTTCGGACTCGACAACGACCCGTGCGGGTCCAGCACGGGGCGCGGACAGTGCGTGTCCATCGCGGTGGACGCGCGCCCGCACGGCCCTCAGTACCCGCACGACGGACGGGACGATCGGGAGCGATGGCCCATCCGTTACTTCAACCGTACCTGTCAGTGTAATGGGAACTTCAGCGGGTATAACTGCGGCCGCTGCAGACACGGATGGACGGGGGCCAACTGTGACCAGAGGGTTAATGTTG TAAGGAGAAACGTGATGCAGCTCAGCGCGGACGAGAAGCGTGCGTTCGTGAACGCGCTGGACCAGGCCAAGCGCACGGTGCACCCCGACCTGGTGATCGCCACGCGGCGCTACGCGGAGATCTTCGGGCCCGACGGGAACACCGTGCAGTTCGAGAACATCACCATCTACAACTACTTCGTGTGGAGCCACTACTTCTCGGTCAGCAAGACGTTCCTGGGGGCGGGCCAGGCCAGTTTCGGAGGAGTTGACTTCTCACACGAGGGGCCTGGTTTTGTCACCTGGCACAGGTTCCACCTGTTGCAGCTGGAACGAGACATGCAG GACATGCTGCAGGACCCCTCCTTCGCCCTGCCCTACTGGAACTTTGCCATCGGTGGAAGCACATGTGACATCTGCACAGATGACCTGAtgggagccaggagcagctTTGACATGAATTCCCTGAGCGCCAACTCCATCTTCGCCCAGTGGAGGGTCGTCTGTGAGAGCGTGGAGGACTACGACACACTGGGAACCATCTGCAACA aCACTGAGACTTCTCCCATCAGAAGGAACCCAGCAGGAAACGTCAACAGGCCGATGGTCCAGCGTCTCCCAGAGCCCCAGGATGTGGCCGAATGTCTGCAGGTTAACGCTTTTGACACACCGCCCTACTACTCCACCTCCTCTGAAAGCTTCAGAAACACAATTGAAG GCTACAGCGCCCCACAGGGGAACTACGACCCCGTGGTGAGGAGCCTCCACAACCTGGCACATCTGTTCCTGAATGGCACAGGAGGACAGACTCACCTCTCACCCAACGACCCCATCTTCGTGCTGCTCCACACCTACACCGACGCTATATTTGATGAATGGTTGAGGAGACACAGTCCAG ATTCGTCTGTGTATCCTGAAGAAAATGCCCCCATCGGTCACAACAGGGGCTACAACATGGTGCCTTTCTGGCCTCCGGTGACTAACGCTGAGATGTTCATGACTGCCCCTGAAAATCTGGGTTACTCTTATGAAGCTGAGTGGCCAG GTCAGCCTTTCACCCTGACTGAAATCATCACCATGGCAATAGTAGCTGCCCTTGTGGTCGTCGCAGCCATTTTCGCTGCCACCACGTGCGCCGTGCGTGCCAAGTCTTACAAGATGGAGGGCCACCAGCCCCTGCTCGGGGACCAGTACCAGCGCTACGACGATGACAAAAGCCAGTCTGTAGTCTAA